A window of the Dictyostelium discoideum AX4 chromosome 4 chromosome, whole genome shotgun sequence genome harbors these coding sequences:
- a CDS encoding peptidase S8 and S53 domain-containing protein, translating to MKVILIYFIVIYLINISFSLKPYQQQQQLHNFNIIENNNNNNRNEKVIIAHPKIPPYWLIENEISNPNDLISFKILLKQNNLNKLNYLFEEISDPKSKIYGEFLSINEINELVKSSESDFNVVLEYLKSFNIGNIENGSEIKVFSDYILVETTIEKVSSMFNSKFSNYKNKNNGNTRNRLNGPAYLPKQLLNSIDFVTGLSEFFENNFKIENYLNNNNKNNGDSDSDSGSGSGSGSSNSYNGGLDDILITPKVLKSYYNVPNELIGKFENNSIGVIAFNDYFSMGALELFDEKFNITTTKDNLKIIGNDCLGKGCDQYESDLDIQYIRSMGENISTDFISFNDAQWILDYLHSVLLMEKPPLVQSISYGWAELLQCDVSNGCSTFGYDSKQYVDRTNSEFQKLALLGISVLVSSGDDGAPSMGGSSGNCPIDGTVYCPTGGCNHTKTMCPEFTIYNLNGGSDSGGSSDSYCFFPMGIASSGCTNILGDPSVLDSGMKIFSEKNKQCNLAIEYDRTNLPHVYSECECKDLVNVTFRNYHFTQYQFNENNGALFVAEYPSSSPFVTSVGATQFLSRDEKITTEVGCTILQGAKITTGGGFSSFQSQPKYQQYAISQFFNTSFNSLPPSFSYCPTNRGVPDISMVGHNYKIYSSDGNNKDFNQCPCKSLPVDGTSCSSPTLAGLIGLINDQLLLNGKTQLGFLNPLLYQMAIDEPRIFNDITGDSSNRCSRSYCCLYGWSTSSNTWDPVTGLGSIDFNLFLSYVLKLKGI from the exons atgaaagtaatacttatttatttcattgttatttatttaatcaatattagtttttcattaaaaccttatcaacaacaacagcaacttcacaatttcaatatcattgaaaataataataataataatagaaatgaaAAAGTTATAATTGCCCATCCAAAAATTCCACCATATTggttaattgaaaatgaaatttcaaatccaaatgatttaatctcttttaaaattttattaaaacaa aataatttaaataaattaaattatttatttgaagaaattagtgatccaaaatcaaaaatttatgGTGAATTTTTAagtataaatgaaattaatgaattagtTAAATCAAGTGAAAGTGATTTTAATGTTGTtttagaatatttaaaatcatttaatattggtaatattgaaaatggaAGTGAAATTAAAGTATTTAGTGATTATATACTTGTTGAAACTACAATTGAAAAAGTATCATCAAtgtttaattcaaaattttcaaattataaaaataaaaataatggtaatacaaGAAATAGATTAAATGGTCCAGCCTATTTaccaaaacaattattaaattcaattgatttcgTTACTGGTTTATCagaattttttgaaaataattttaaaattgaaaattatttaaataataataacaaaaataatggtgatagtgatagtgatagtggtagtggtagtggtagtggtagtagtaatagttaTAATGGTGGATTagatgatattttaattacaccaaaagttttaaaatcatattaTAATGTACCcaatgaattaattggtaaatttgaaaataatagtattggTGTAATTGCAtttaatgattatttttcaatGGGTGCGTTGGAATTATTTGATGAGAAGTTTAATATAACGACTacaaaagataatttaaagataattGGTAATGATTGTTTGGGTAAAGGTTGTGATCAATATGAAAGTGATTTAGATATTCAATATATTAGGTCAATGGGTGAGAATATTTCAACAGATTTCATATCATTCAATGATGCACAATGGATATTAGATTATCTTCATAGTGTATTGCTAATGGAGAAACCACCATTAGTACAATCTATAAGTTATGGTTGGGCTGAGCTTTTACAATGTGATGTTTCAAATGGGTGTTCAACATTTGGTTATGATTCAAAACAGTATGTAGATAGAACAAATTcagaatttcaaaaattggCCTTATTAGGTATATCAGTTTTAGTATCaagtggtgatgatggtgcaCCTTCAATGGGTGGATCATCTGGTAATTGTCCAATTGATGGTACTGTTTATTGTCCAACTGGTGGTTGTAATCATACAAAAACAATGTGTCCagaatttacaatttataatttaaatggtggtagtgatagtggtggtagtagtgatTCATATTGTTTCTTTCCAATGGGTATTGCAAGTAGTGGTTGTACTAATATATTAGGTGATCCAAGTGTACTTGATAGTGGTATGAAAATATTCTCAGAGAAAAATAAACAATGTAATTTAGCAATTGAATATGATAGAACTAATTTACCACATGTTTATTCTGAATGTGAATGTAAAGATTTGGTGAATGTGACATTTAGAAATTATCATTTCACTCAATATCAATTCAATGAGAATAATGGTGCATTATTTGTAGCTGAGTATCCAAGTTCAAGCCCATTTGTTACAAGTGTTGGTGCAACTCAATTCTTATCAAGGGATGAGAAAATTACAACAGAAGTTGGTTGTACAATTTTACAAGGTGCTAAAATTACAACTGGTGGTGGATTTAGTTCATTCCAAAGTCAACCTAAGTATCAGCAATATGCAATTTCGCAGTTTTTCAACACCTCTTTCAATTCACTACCACCTTCATTTTCATACTGTCCAACCAATAGAGGTGTGCCTGATATTTCAATGGTTGGtcataattataaaatttattcaagtgatggtaataataaagatttcaATCAATGTCCTTGTAAAAGTTTACCAGTTGATGGTACCTCATGCTCAAGTCCAACATTAGCTggtttaattggtttaattaatgatcAATTACTTTTAAATGGTAAAACTCAATTAGGTTTCTTAAATCCATTATTATATCAAATGGCAATTGATGAACCAAGAATTTTCAATGATATCACTGGTGATTCAAGTAATCGTTGTAGTAGATCATATTGTTGTCTTTATGGTTGGTCAACAAGTTCAAATACTTGGGATCCTGTAACTGGTTTAGGttcaattgatttcaatttatttttatcttatgttttaaaattaaaaggtatttaa